In the genome of Tautonia rosea, the window CTGATCACCGAAGGAGGTCCAGGTCATCCAGGGGTTCGTGAACCCCGGATCGTGTCTGGTGTGTCCGGGAGTCGTCGGCCACGGTTCATCGTGGTACAATGATGATTCTTTATTCCGTGAAGACGATCGATTCGAGCCAGGTGGACCGCCTCTCATGACGCGCATCGCCATCTACGACACCACTCTGCGCGACGGCAGCCAGGGCGAGGGAGTGAACTTCTCGCTGCAGGATAAGCTGCTTATTACTCAACGGCTCGATGAACTGGGGATCGATTACGTGGAAGGGGGGTATCCCCTCTCCAACCCTAAAGACGAGGCATTTTTCCGAGCGGTCCGCGACCTGGACCTCTCCCATGCACGGGTTGCCGCGTTTGGCATGACCCGCCGCAGAGACATTGCTGCGGAAGATGATCCGGGAATGAAGGCGCTCGTCGGCGCCGGGTCTGCGGTCATCACCGTGGTTGGCAAGAGTTGGGATCTGCACGCCCGAGAGGTGCTCGGCGTCAGCCTGGACGAGAACCTTCGGATGATCGCCGATTCCGTGGCATTTCTCGGGTCCGCGTCTCACGGTCCTGAGATCGTGTATGATGCTGAACACTTTTTTGACGGCTACCGTCATAACCCTGACTACGCCCTGAACACGATTCGGCACGCGGCAGAGGCAGGGGCGTCCTGGATTGTGCTTTGCGACACCAACGGCGGAACCTTGCCCGAGCAGATCGCCGAGGCGATTGATGCGGTTCGATCCGTGACCTCTGTGCCCCTTGGCATCCATACGCACAATGACGGTGAGCTGGCCGTCGCCAACACACTGGCTGCGATCCGGCGCGGGGCAACGCAGGTGCAAGGGACGATCAATGGTATCGGCGAGCGCTGCGGAAACGTCGACCTGTGTAGCGTGATCGCCAACCTGTCATTGAAATATGACGGATACGAGTTACTGCGACCGGGAAGCCTGACACATCTGACGGAGGTGTCTCGCTACGTATACGAACTGGCGAATTTGAATTTCCGAAACGGCCAGCCGTTTGTGGGAGCCAGTGCGTTCGCCCATAAAGGGGGGATGCATGTTCATGGGATTCGTAAGGTCGTTCACAGTTACGAGCATATCGATCCGAGCCTGGTCGGCAACGAGCGTCGGGTGCTTGTGAGCGAGCTGTCCGGCCGATCGAACATTGCGGAGAAGCTGGCCGAGCATGGTCTGGAACATGATTCGGCGTTGATGGCACGAGTGCTCGCTCGGGTGCAGGATCTCGAGAACGAGGGGTATCAGTTCGAAGCCGCCGAGGCCAGCTTCGTCTTGCTTGTGGAGAAGGAAGCGGGTCGCTATCAGAACTGGTTCGAGCGGCTGCACTATCACGTGAGTGTCGAGGCGCGCGACGGGGGTGAGCCGATTACCGAGGCGACGGTCAAGCTTCGTGTCGGTGAGACGATCGAGCACACCGTGAGCGAGGGAGATGGCCCGGTCAATGCCCTGGACGGTGCCTTGCGCAAAGCGCTTGAATCGCACTTCCCAAGGCTCCGGGAAATGAGTCTGGTGGACTACAAGGTACGTGTGATCAACGCTCGCGCCGGAACTGCGGCCAGCGTCCGCGTGGTGATTGAGAGCCGCGACAAGGATTCGGTCTGGGGAACAGTCGGCGTGTCCGAGAACGTGATCGAGGCGAGTTGGCTTGCGCTCGTTGATGCCTTCGATCACAAGCTTTCGAAAGACGCGAGAGAATCGGCGTCGCAGCGATCACAGGGGAATCTGGCTTCCGCGTCCTCTGGTGGCCCTGGTTTGTGAGCCGATCCGGGAGAACCGAACGCACGATGCGACAGATCCGAGCCTGCGGCATTTTGTTGATGACCCGAACCGATCCCCGATCGTTCTTACTCATGCGACACAAAGACCGCTGGGATCTGCCCAAGGGGCGAGTCGATCCCGGCGAGTCGGACCTGGAGTGCGCGTACCGCGAGTTTGAGGAGGAAACGGGGATTCCCCGATCCTCGATCCTTCTTGATGAGAGCTTTCGGTTCGAATTGGTTTATTATCCTGTCCGCAAAAAGACAGGAACACCCGATTGCAAGACGCTCGTGATCTTCCTGGCAACCGTGCCTGATCGTCCCAAGATTTTGGCCACGGAGCATCTCGGACACGAATGGTTCTCCTGGCAACCCCCACATAATATCCAGGAGCGGACGATTAACCCTTTGCTGGCAGCGGTCGCGCAGCATCTGGACGGACACGGCTCGATCGGGAACGGTGATCGATTCTGAACGGCTGACGACCCGGAGAAATGGCGACCGTCAAGCAAGCCTCTGAACACGAAACGACCCGCCAGAAGGCGGGTCGTTTCGAAGGTTCAAGATCAAGAGGCCCTGTTGCGTGTGGCCCCCGATCATCGGCTTGTCGCGAGGGCCTCGGAGCCCTTCTTCGATCGTTTCCCCAGCCACTCGATGAGAATCGGGGCGGCGATGAAGATGGTGCTGTAGGTACCGCTGATGAAGCCGATCACCAGGCAGAACGAGAAGCCGGCAAGTCCCTCGCCACCGAAGCCGTAGAAGATCACGACGACGAGCCACGTCGTAAGTGAGGTGAGGATCGTTCGGCTCAAGGTCATGTTGATCGCATCGTTGACCAGGCGAGCCGTAAGATTCGGCGATTTGCCTTTGATCTCTCGAATGCGGTCGAAGATGACGATCGTGTCGTTGACCGAGAAGCCAATCAAGGTCAGGAAAGCCGCGATCATCGGCAGGTCGATCTTGTAGCCGGCCAGGGCCACCGCGCCGAGCGCAATGAGCACGTCGTGAATCAGGGCAATCACTGCGGCGAATCCGTAGGCGACCGCCTGGAAGCGGAACCAGAGGTACGCGATGATGATCATCCAACTCGCGACAATGGCCACGATGGCCTTCTGCCGGGTTTCGCCCGCCACGACGCCACCGAAGGTTTCCAGACGCTCGAACAGGAAGTCGCGGTCATTGCGAAGCTCCTCTCCGAGGGTCGCCAGAGCGGGATTGATCTGATCAGCCGGGATGGTTGTGCTCAGGGTGAGCGTTTCGCCAGCCTGGTCTGGATCGTTCGGGGGAGCGTCGGGGTTCAAGAGGCTGAACTGACTGCGGGGACTCGGAACCGGAGGCTCGGCCGAGGCAAGGACACGGGCCAGGGCTTCGGTAATCCGAGAAGGCTGTTGAGGGAGGTTGAATGTCAATCGGAAGCGATTGGCGCCTTCCTCGTTGAGGGTAGTATCGGATTCCTCGCTGACGGCCTCGGTCTGAAGATCGACTCGAACCAGACTCTCGGGGAAGGCGTCGAGAATGGCCTGTTGAACCGCTGCCGTTGAGTCTTCGGTGGTTCGAATATTGTACCGAGGGGCAGCGGAGTCTCCCTGCTCTCCCATCAGCGTCAGGCTCTCGACCGTCACATTCGGCAGGTATTCACCGGCCTGATTTCGGACGGAGGAAACCCGGGCAGAGGAACTCATTCCGGAGAGTTCTTCACTCTGAAGCTGGACCGTGACGAGGGTACCGCCCGTGAAGTCGATGTTATACATCGCCCCTCGTTGATCGGCACCACCCCGATTGAAGAAGACGGTCAGTCCCAACGCGATGACCAGAAGCGAACCGACCATGCAGTAACGTCGGGGGGCGACGAAGTCGATGTTCGTCTTGCTCAGGAGGCGGAGCATGTTGAGCCGTTTGATCCAGCCCTTCTGGTAGGCCAGTTCAAAGAGCGTTCGCGAGACAAAGACGGCTGTGAACAGGTTCCAGAGCAGGCCGATGATCGTCACCAGGGCGAAGCCCTTGACCTCCTCGGTCCCGACCGACCAGAGCACGATGCCGGTCAAGATCGTCGTGACGTTTGAGTCGAGAATGGTGGACCAGGCCTTGCCGAAGCCGTTGCGGATCTGCTGTCCGAGTGGTGCTCCTCGGTCGCGTTCTTCCCTCATCCGTTCAAAGATGAGGACGTTCGCATCGACGGCCATACCGATCGTCAGCGCCAGGCCCGCGAGGCC includes:
- the cimA gene encoding citramalate synthase; amino-acid sequence: MTRIAIYDTTLRDGSQGEGVNFSLQDKLLITQRLDELGIDYVEGGYPLSNPKDEAFFRAVRDLDLSHARVAAFGMTRRRDIAAEDDPGMKALVGAGSAVITVVGKSWDLHAREVLGVSLDENLRMIADSVAFLGSASHGPEIVYDAEHFFDGYRHNPDYALNTIRHAAEAGASWIVLCDTNGGTLPEQIAEAIDAVRSVTSVPLGIHTHNDGELAVANTLAAIRRGATQVQGTINGIGERCGNVDLCSVIANLSLKYDGYELLRPGSLTHLTEVSRYVYELANLNFRNGQPFVGASAFAHKGGMHVHGIRKVVHSYEHIDPSLVGNERRVLVSELSGRSNIAEKLAEHGLEHDSALMARVLARVQDLENEGYQFEAAEASFVLLVEKEAGRYQNWFERLHYHVSVEARDGGEPITEATVKLRVGETIEHTVSEGDGPVNALDGALRKALESHFPRLREMSLVDYKVRVINARAGTAASVRVVIESRDKDSVWGTVGVSENVIEASWLALVDAFDHKLSKDARESASQRSQGNLASASSGGPGL
- a CDS encoding bis(5'-nucleosyl)-tetraphosphatase, which translates into the protein MRQIRACGILLMTRTDPRSFLLMRHKDRWDLPKGRVDPGESDLECAYREFEEETGIPRSSILLDESFRFELVYYPVRKKTGTPDCKTLVIFLATVPDRPKILATEHLGHEWFSWQPPHNIQERTINPLLAAVAQHLDGHGSIGNGDRF